GCCGGCCTCAGCTCGGCCGGTGTGCCCCACCGGCCGGCCCCAGCTCGACCGGTGGGGCACACCGGCCGGCCCCAGCTCGAAGGGAGCCCGCGATGGACTACGACACCTTCGTCGACCAGGTGGCCCGGCGGACCCGTACCGGTCCGGAGCGGGCCGTGGCGTTGGCCCACGCGACCCTGGCGACCCTCGCCGATCGGCTGACCGGCGGCGACGTGCTCGATCTGGCGACGCAGCTACCGGCGCCGCTGCGGCTGGCCCTGCGGCCGGGTCCTGGTAACGAGGCGGCCGAACGGTTCGGTGCCGCCGAGTTCGTCGCCCGGGTGGCGGGCCGGGGGGACCTGACCGAGCCGGCCGCCCGGGAGGCGGTGCGCGCGGTCCTCGCCACGGTCCGCGAGGCGGTCAGCGGCGGTGAGTTCGACGATCTGGTGACCCGGCTCCCGCGTGACTACCGGGATCTGGTGGAGCCGGCGCTCACCCCGGGCGGCACCATGTCGCGTCGCGCCTGACCCACCCCGCGCCGACCGCGCCGTCGTGACCGACCAACGGGCTCCCCGCGCCGTCGCGCGCCGGACCCGCCGGGTATCCCGCGCCGCGCGCCCGGCCTGCCCGGTGACCCGGCGGCCGGGTGGGGCCGGGATGCCCGACACAGCCGTTGATCAGGGCAACCATGTCGTGAAGTCGGGTGCCCTGACTTGGCGGGTGCTCCCGACCTGGCCTAACCTGGACCGCACGAGGGGAGTACTTCCCACGAACCATTCCGGTCAGTACGGCGGGCCCCGGGTCCGCCTCGGGTGGTTGCCCACGGCGGATCGTGGGTGAAGGAGACCTCGAACATGGCACGGTGTTCGAGGAGGCTCCATGACCGATCTGTCATATCTTGCTGCCGGTGAGTTGTCCTCGGTGGGTACCCCGACCCTCTGGGCGGTCACCATCGTCGGGGTGCTCGCGCTGCTGGTCCTCGACTTCCTGGTCACCCGGCGGCCGCACGAGGTGTCGATCAGGGAGGCGCTCGGCTGGTCGGCGTTCTACATCGCGCTGCCGTTGGCGTTCGGCGGCTGGGTCTGGTCCCGGTACGGCTCCCAGCAGGGCGTCGAATACCTGACCGGCTACCTGGTCGAGAAGTCGCTCTCCGTCGACAACCTCTTCGTGTTCATGCTCCTGCTGGCCGCCTTCGCGGTGCCCGCGGTGCTCGCCCAGCGGGTGCTGCTCTACGGCATCGCCGGCGCGCTGGTGCTGCGCGCGGTCTTCATCGCCATCGGGGCGGCGGCGTTGCAGACCCTCGACTTCGCCTTCCTGCTCTTCGCCGTCATCCTGATCGCCACCGCGGTCAAGCTGCTACGCGACGCCCTCTCCGGGCACGAGCAGGAGATCGACATCAACAAGATGCGGTCGGTACGGCTGCTGCGCCGGTTCATGCCGGTGGTCGACGAGTACCACGGCACCCGGATGACGGTCCGCCAGCAGGGCCGGCGGGCGCTGACCCCGTTCGCGCTGGTGGTAGTCGCAGTGCTCGCCACCGACATCGTCTTCGCGGTCGACTCGGTGCCCGCCGTCTACGGCATCACCGAGGACCCGTACCTGGTCTTCGCCACCAACGCGTTCGCGCTGCTCGGGCTGCGGGCGTTGTACTTCGTGCTGCACGCCGCGCTGAGCCGCCTGGTGCACCTCAGCTACGGCCTGGCGATCATCCTGGCCTTCATCGGCGTCAAGCTCGGCCTGCACTGGGCGCACGGGATCTGGCCGGGCGTGCCGGAGATCCCGACCCTGGCCTCGCTCGGTGTGATCATCGGTGTCCTGGTGGTGGTCACCCTCACCAGCCTGCGGGCCACCCGCGACCGGGAGCCCGGCGACGCCGAGGTGGTCACCGAGAAGCACTGACGGTACGCGCCCGGCGGCGGTCCGCGAGCAGACCGCCGCCGGGGCCGGCCCGGTCCGCCGGAACCCTCCCGCCCACGCCCGCCGGGTGGTACGACTGACAGGTGGGAATCGTGTCACCGGGCTTCCAGGGCCGACGTCGGACGACCGACCCGGCCCTGCCGCCGGGGCAGTACCTGACCGAGGACTTCCCGGTCCTCTCCGCCGGACCGACCCCCCGGGTGCCCCTGGACCGGTGGGAGTTCGTCCTCGCCACCGAGACCGGCGACGAGTTCCGCTGGTCCTGGGCGGAGCTGATGGACCTGCCGCAGGAGACCCCGACGGTGGACATCCACTGCGTCACCCGATGGTCCAAGTTCGGCACCAGCTGGCAGGGCGTCTCGTTGGACGTGCTGCTCGACGGGGTGGACACCGCCGCCGACTACGCCCAGGCGCATTCGTACGGCGGCTACACCACCAACCTGCCGCTGGACGACCTGCGTGACGGCCAGGCCTGGCTGGTGCACGGCTACGACGGCGAGCCCCTGCCCGCCGAGCACGGTGGTCCGGCCCGGCTGCTGGTGCCGCACCTCTACTTCTGGAAGTCGGCCAAGTGGGTGCGCGGCCTGCGGCTGACCGTCGAGGACGAGCCCGGTTTCTGGGAGACCGCCGGCTACCACGACTACGGCGACCCGTGGCGCGAGCAGCGCTACCAGGGCGACTGAGGTGGCCGCAGCCGCCACGGGCGGCCGGGTGGCGACGCCGCTGGGCTGGCGGGTGGCCCGGCTGGTGGAGCGCCGGGTCGAGACGGCCACCGCCCAGACCCTCATCCTGTCGGTGCCCGGCTGGCCGGGGCACCTGCCGGGGCAGCACGTCGACGTCCGGCTCACCGCCCCCGACGGTTACCAGGCGGCCCGGTCGTACTCGCTGGCCGGGCCGGCCGACGGCGACCGGGTCGCGCTGACGGTGCAGCGGGTGCCGGACGGCGAGGTGTCCCCGTACCTGACCGACGCCTGGGCCGAGGGCGATCCGGTGGAGGTGCGCGGTCCGGTCGGCGGCTGGTTCGTCTGGCGGCCCGAGCAGACCGCGCCGGTGCTGCTGGTCGCCGGGGGATCCGGGGTGGTGCCGCTGATGGCGATGGTGCGGTCCCGCCGGGCCGCCGGCAACCGGGCGCCGTTCCGGCTGATCTATTCGGTCCGGACGCCGGCGGACGTCATCTACGCCGACGAGCTGCGGACCCGCAACCGCGACGACCCGGGCCTGGACGTGACCTACGTCTACACCCGGCAGGCTCCCGACGGGTGGCGGGGCGAGCCGCACCGGATCGGCCTGGCCGACGTGAACACCCACGGTTGGCCGGCGGAGCTGGAACCGCTCTGCTACGTCTGTGGGCCGACCGGTTTCGTGGAGACCGTCGCGGACCTGTTGGTGGGGTTGGGCCACCAGACCCGACGGGTACGGACCGAGCGGTTCGGACCGACCGGCTGAGCGGCGAGGAGAACCCATGACCGAGATGTCCTACCTGGACGGCAACATGCTCGACGGGCCGCTGCGCGAGCTGTTCGCGGTGGACCTGAGCGCGGCGACCGGGCGGTGCGCGTCGTGCGGCGCGACCGGCCCGATGGCCGACCTGCACGTCTACGCCCACGCCCCCGGCCTGGTGGGGCGCTGCCCGTCCTGCACCGAGGTGATGGTGCGGCTGGTCCGCGCCCCCGACCGGGCCTGGCTGGACCTGCGCGGCGTCACCTACCTCCAGGTGCCGCTGCCCACCGCGCAGCCCTTCCCCCGCCCCGTCTGATCGACGCCCGCCGGGCTGACCGGCGGGCGTCGACACCGGTTCAGATCCGGGAGGTGAAGGCGACCAGCACCTGGTAGGGGGCGGGGGTGCCGGTGTTGTCGAAGCAGATCACGTCCACCGGGGCGTCCACCGCGTACGACCAGGGTTGGGTCAGGTTGCAGTAGTTCGGTCCGGGGCCCTGCGCGGTGACCTGGGCGTGCGTCTCCTTCTGGCCCAGCTGTGGGAAGGTCACCAGGTAGCGGCCGGCGGGCGCGAGCGGCGCGATGGTGTTGACACCCACGCCGAGCGGCGAGTTGTCGTTGGTGGGGCCGCCCGCCGCGCTGGCCAGGTGACCGAAGAACGTCGGCGGGGCCAGCGACCCGATCACCGACCGCCTCCGGTGGTACGAGAGGGTGAAGTCGGTGTTCACCGGGGCGCCGGCCTGGTCGAAGCAGAACACGTAGACCAGCACGTCGGTGCCGGAGGCGCCCCACCGGGCGACCGTGCACCGGCGTGGGCCGGCGTTCGGCTGGACGGCGGTGGCCTGCACGTTGCCGGCCAGCACCCCGGCCAGTCCGACGCCGGGCAGCTTCACCGACCACTGCCCGACCCCCACCGGGGCCAGCGCGGCGGGGGCACCGGTCGACACGTACGACTGGACCAGCCCGCTGACCCCGCCCTGGACGTAGGCGTGTGCGGTGCCGGCCGGCAGCACCCCGGAGCTGGCGGTCCACAGCACGGTGAACCGGCTGTCGTCGCGGGTGCCGCCGGGGGCGAAGCACTGCACGTCGACGATCTCGTCGGTGCCCGACTGGAACCAGCGGACCACCGTGCAGTAGTGCC
Above is a window of Micromonospora rifamycinica DNA encoding:
- a CDS encoding DUF6510 family protein produces the protein MTEMSYLDGNMLDGPLRELFAVDLSAATGRCASCGATGPMADLHVYAHAPGLVGRCPSCTEVMVRLVRAPDRAWLDLRGVTYLQVPLPTAQPFPRPV
- a CDS encoding sulfite oxidase-like oxidoreductase, with translation MSPGFQGRRRTTDPALPPGQYLTEDFPVLSAGPTPRVPLDRWEFVLATETGDEFRWSWAELMDLPQETPTVDIHCVTRWSKFGTSWQGVSLDVLLDGVDTAADYAQAHSYGGYTTNLPLDDLRDGQAWLVHGYDGEPLPAEHGGPARLLVPHLYFWKSAKWVRGLRLTVEDEPGFWETAGYHDYGDPWREQRYQGD
- a CDS encoding ferredoxin reductase; translation: MAAAATGGRVATPLGWRVARLVERRVETATAQTLILSVPGWPGHLPGQHVDVRLTAPDGYQAARSYSLAGPADGDRVALTVQRVPDGEVSPYLTDAWAEGDPVEVRGPVGGWFVWRPEQTAPVLLVAGGSGVVPLMAMVRSRRAAGNRAPFRLIYSVRTPADVIYADELRTRNRDDPGLDVTYVYTRQAPDGWRGEPHRIGLADVNTHGWPAELEPLCYVCGPTGFVETVADLLVGLGHQTRRVRTERFGPTG
- a CDS encoding DUF2267 domain-containing protein, whose translation is MDYDTFVDQVARRTRTGPERAVALAHATLATLADRLTGGDVLDLATQLPAPLRLALRPGPGNEAAERFGAAEFVARVAGRGDLTEPAAREAVRAVLATVREAVSGGEFDDLVTRLPRDYRDLVEPALTPGGTMSRRA
- a CDS encoding TerC/Alx family metal homeostasis membrane protein, which produces MTDLSYLAAGELSSVGTPTLWAVTIVGVLALLVLDFLVTRRPHEVSIREALGWSAFYIALPLAFGGWVWSRYGSQQGVEYLTGYLVEKSLSVDNLFVFMLLLAAFAVPAVLAQRVLLYGIAGALVLRAVFIAIGAAALQTLDFAFLLFAVILIATAVKLLRDALSGHEQEIDINKMRSVRLLRRFMPVVDEYHGTRMTVRQQGRRALTPFALVVVAVLATDIVFAVDSVPAVYGITEDPYLVFATNAFALLGLRALYFVLHAALSRLVHLSYGLAIILAFIGVKLGLHWAHGIWPGVPEIPTLASLGVIIGVLVVVTLTSLRATRDREPGDAEVVTEKH